A window of the Oscillospiraceae bacterium genome harbors these coding sequences:
- a CDS encoding methyl-accepting chemotaxis protein — MKNMSVGKKLLVGFGAVIFLIIAILSVSVITSISRNSQLQYLNVTTDMQSEANQMLDDYNAVRVELRTVLESSMNNDDEYSLVLKHMEEVKNHLAAMEAYSAMLNGYGGEAMASIKQGLSDVEASVSAVRASDLAIRAENDAMIAAGEVAMQALADLYTRAIAFTEGAADDSPQTVRSRMENVMKPVQEVMQTFTEVRVLARDFLQSQDVSLMPKLRENVDIVQQKLVGLRAAMTGAAAESVGQMSSVLTNYAGNLETLAAADIENAELAEKTRTEFYEVMDEVGDGITAVADELTDSLNNVVSTSNMVMFLIIGIVLFSIAFAVFIALYITKGITGPMGMMMGFLKQVGDTGNLNFSEEELRRARAAAAIRDEVGQSLAAFVQMLEHLIYYGEALQTVAARDLTVDIKTQSERDTMGTALKAMVANLNEMFSEIQSASAQVSTGSKQIADGAQALAQGATEQAAAVEQLSSSIGEIAHKTKENADMAARAANLSENIRSSAEKGAGQMDQMMVAVREINESSQSINKVIKVIDDIAFQTNILALNAAVEAARAGQYGKGFAVVAEEVRSLAAKSAEAAKDTGALIEDSIEKAVLGAKIADETAASLTEIVAGINESTTIVGDIAKSSEEQSLAIQQINTGIDQVAQVVQQNSATAEESAASSEEMSGQSNMLSTLVSQFKLKDGAVFHQPALAYAGAGGKELSTPQLADFGDDYGKY; from the coding sequence ATGAAAAATATGTCAGTGGGCAAGAAACTCTTGGTCGGGTTTGGTGCGGTGATTTTTCTCATCATTGCCATCCTGAGCGTGTCGGTGATCACATCGATCAGCCGCAACAGCCAGCTCCAATATCTTAACGTCACGACAGACATGCAGTCTGAGGCCAATCAGATGCTGGATGACTACAACGCGGTCCGCGTGGAGCTGCGCACCGTACTAGAAAGTTCCATGAACAATGACGATGAATACAGTCTGGTGCTCAAACACATGGAGGAAGTGAAAAATCATCTCGCTGCCATGGAGGCGTACAGCGCCATGTTAAATGGATACGGCGGCGAGGCGATGGCCAGTATCAAGCAGGGGCTGTCGGATGTGGAGGCCAGCGTAAGCGCCGTACGGGCGAGTGATTTGGCGATCCGCGCGGAGAACGACGCCATGATAGCCGCCGGTGAAGTGGCGATGCAGGCGTTGGCCGACCTGTATACGAGAGCCATTGCCTTTACGGAAGGCGCCGCGGACGACAGCCCGCAGACCGTCCGCAGCCGCATGGAGAACGTGATGAAGCCCGTGCAGGAGGTCATGCAGACCTTCACGGAGGTGCGGGTACTGGCCCGCGATTTCTTGCAGAGTCAGGACGTTTCCTTGATGCCAAAACTGCGGGAGAACGTCGACATTGTCCAGCAAAAACTCGTCGGCCTGCGCGCGGCAATGACCGGCGCGGCGGCGGAATCCGTCGGCCAGATGTCGTCGGTACTGACAAATTACGCCGGCAATCTAGAGACGCTTGCCGCGGCCGACATCGAAAACGCGGAGCTGGCGGAGAAAACCCGGACGGAATTTTACGAGGTGATGGATGAGGTTGGTGACGGGATCACAGCCGTCGCCGATGAGCTCACAGACTCGCTGAACAATGTGGTGAGCACCTCCAACATGGTGATGTTCCTGATCATCGGCATTGTGCTCTTCTCCATTGCCTTTGCCGTCTTCATCGCGCTGTACATCACAAAGGGCATTACGGGGCCGATGGGCATGATGATGGGGTTCTTAAAGCAGGTGGGCGATACGGGCAATCTGAACTTCAGCGAGGAAGAACTGCGGCGTGCGCGTGCCGCGGCGGCGATTCGGGATGAGGTGGGGCAGTCCCTTGCGGCGTTTGTTCAGATGCTGGAGCATCTGATCTACTACGGAGAGGCGCTTCAGACCGTGGCTGCCAGGGATCTCACCGTGGACATCAAAACCCAGAGCGAACGGGACACGATGGGGACCGCGCTGAAGGCGATGGTTGCGAATTTAAATGAGATGTTCAGCGAGATCCAGTCGGCCTCTGCACAGGTGTCGACCGGCTCCAAACAGATTGCGGACGGCGCGCAGGCGCTGGCGCAAGGCGCCACGGAACAAGCCGCCGCCGTGGAGCAGCTCTCGAGCTCTATCGGAGAAATCGCCCACAAGACAAAGGAGAATGCCGACATGGCCGCCCGGGCTGCCAATCTCTCCGAGAACATCCGGAGCAGCGCGGAGAAGGGCGCCGGCCAGATGGATCAGATGATGGTGGCGGTACGGGAGATCAACGAATCGAGCCAGAGCATCAACAAAGTCATCAAAGTCATCGACGACATCGCGTTCCAGACGAACATCCTGGCGCTGAACGCCGCCGTGGAGGCCGCCCGCGCGGGACAGTACGGCAAAGGCTTTGCGGTGGTGGCCGAGGAAGTCCGCAGCCTGGCCGCAAAGAGCGCGGAGGCCGCGAAGGACACGGGCGCGCTGATCGAGGATTCGATCGAAAAGGCGGTGCTCGGTGCGAAGATCGCGGACGAGACGGCCGCCTCGCTCACGGAGATCGTCGCCGGCATCAACGAGAGCACGACGATCGTCGGCGACATCGCGAAGTCGTCCGAGGAACAGTCGCTGGCGATCCAGCAGATCAACACCGGCATCGACCAAGTGGCGCAGGTGGTGCAGCAGAACAGCGCCACGGCTGAGGAGAGCGCCGCCTCGTCGGAAGAGATGAGCGGGCAGTCGAACATGCTCTCCACATTGGTGTCACAGTTCAAACTGAAGGACGGAGCCGTCTTCCACCAACCGGCGCTCGCTTACGCCGGCGCGGGCGGGAAGGAGCTCTCCACCCCCCAATTGGCGGACTTTGGCGACGACTATGGAAAATATTGA
- a CDS encoding undecaprenyl-diphosphate phosphatase — protein sequence MSWLLAVFLGLVQGVAEFLPISSSGHLALFQSLFGLEEAPVFFDVLLHFGTLLSLCVFYWRDIADMAGELVRGVRDLAPSRRRHTGRVPKARRLVLLLIVACLPLFPAVFFSDTVEFLLQKPMFIGLFLCLTGAVLFVSDRLRPGTRKDETNATVGDALLVGVCQGVAILPGLSRSGMTISGGLLRRFDRAFAVRFSFLLSLPAVLGATLLQLFKELRQGFDTTHLPVYLLGMAVAAVSGYFAIGLVKRLVVSGKFGGFAYYCLAVGAIAIVLSFLL from the coding sequence ATGAGTTGGCTGCTCGCTGTCTTTTTGGGCCTCGTTCAGGGCGTAGCCGAGTTTTTGCCGATCTCCAGTTCTGGGCACTTGGCCCTGTTTCAGTCCCTGTTTGGGCTGGAGGAAGCACCGGTCTTTTTCGACGTCCTGCTCCACTTCGGCACGCTGCTCTCTCTCTGCGTCTTCTACTGGCGAGATATCGCCGATATGGCCGGCGAACTCGTGCGCGGCGTGCGCGACTTGGCCCCGTCCCGGCGCAGACACACAGGCCGCGTCCCCAAGGCGCGCCGGCTGGTGCTGCTTCTTATCGTGGCCTGCCTGCCGCTGTTCCCGGCCGTCTTTTTTTCCGATACGGTGGAGTTCCTCCTGCAAAAGCCCATGTTTATCGGCCTCTTCCTCTGCCTGACCGGGGCCGTGCTCTTTGTCTCCGACCGCCTCCGCCCTGGCACGCGGAAGGACGAGACCAACGCCACCGTGGGGGACGCGCTCCTCGTCGGCGTCTGTCAGGGCGTCGCGATTTTGCCGGGCCTGTCCCGCTCGGGGATGACCATCTCCGGCGGTCTGCTGCGCCGGTTCGACAGAGCCTTTGCCGTGCGCTTTTCGTTTTTGCTGTCTCTGCCCGCCGTGCTGGGCGCAACGCTTTTGCAGCTCTTCAAAGAGCTGCGGCAGGGCTTCGACACGACTCACTTACCGGTCTACCTGCTCGGCATGGCCGTGGCGGCCGTATCCGGCTACTTTGCCATTGGGCTCGTGAAACGGCTGGTCGTCAGCGGAAAATTCGGCGGTTTCGCTTACTACTGTCTCGCCGTCGGGGCCATCGCCATTGTGCTTTCCTTCCTTCTGTGA
- a CDS encoding DUF1538 domain-containing protein has product MNKKLREKVREAFASVLPVTAIVLGVSIVVDMPISTVTMFLAGAMLLVLGMGLFSLGADMFMMPMGEGVGGQIARSGKLWLLISIAFFLGFVVTVAEPDLQILAGQVPSIPGGLLIASVAAGVGVFLVVALLRVLFRVSLSRLLIGFYLAVFLLSFFVPNNFVSVAFDSGGVTTGPITVPFLMALGLGLAATRGSKDSHDNSFGLVALCSIGPVLAVLILGSGFSMRAVRQASAPVPFMNTTAEVARHFAAELPHYLREVAVALVPILFCLFIFQILTKRYRKRQLLRMGMGFAYTFLGLVLFFTGVNVGFIPVGQQIGAEIAGSDYKWMLIPIGMLIGYYIVAAEPAVHVLNRQVEEVSGGHVSGRAMRVSLSIGMAVALAIAMIRVLTGISIYWFMIPGYAIALGLTFVVPKIFTGIAFDSGGVVSGPLTSTFLLPFAMGACEAVGGNVMTDAFGVVAMVAMMPLIAVQIMGFVFVRKMKKVEAVEFPADVAIEDADNIIELDGEGDEEIVDFDDYEEGPSHGGS; this is encoded by the coding sequence ATGAACAAAAAGCTTCGGGAGAAGGTGAGGGAGGCATTTGCCTCCGTGCTGCCTGTCACGGCCATCGTTCTGGGCGTCAGCATTGTTGTGGATATGCCCATCAGTACCGTCACCATGTTTTTGGCGGGAGCCATGCTGCTTGTCTTGGGGATGGGTCTGTTTTCGTTGGGTGCAGACATGTTTATGATGCCGATGGGAGAGGGCGTCGGCGGGCAGATCGCCCGGAGCGGGAAACTGTGGCTGCTCATCTCGATTGCTTTTTTCCTTGGCTTTGTCGTCACCGTGGCCGAACCCGACTTGCAGATCCTGGCCGGGCAGGTGCCCTCGATCCCCGGCGGACTCCTCATCGCGAGTGTGGCGGCCGGTGTGGGGGTTTTTCTTGTGGTAGCTTTGCTGCGCGTGCTGTTTCGCGTCAGCCTGTCACGGCTGCTCATCGGATTTTATCTAGCGGTCTTTTTGCTCTCATTTTTCGTGCCCAACAACTTCGTGTCCGTCGCCTTCGACTCCGGCGGTGTCACGACCGGGCCGATCACGGTTCCCTTCCTCATGGCGCTGGGGCTCGGCTTGGCCGCGACCAGGGGCAGCAAGGACTCGCACGACAACAGCTTCGGCCTGGTGGCGCTGTGTTCGATCGGCCCCGTTTTGGCGGTGTTGATCCTCGGCAGCGGGTTCTCCATGCGGGCGGTGCGGCAGGCGTCGGCGCCGGTGCCCTTCATGAATACGACGGCCGAGGTGGCCCGGCATTTTGCCGCCGAGTTGCCCCATTACCTGCGCGAGGTCGCGGTGGCCTTGGTCCCTATCTTGTTCTGTCTGTTTATCTTTCAGATTTTGACAAAAAGATACCGGAAACGCCAGCTTTTGCGGATGGGTATGGGGTTTGCGTACACCTTTTTGGGGCTGGTGCTGTTTTTTACCGGCGTCAACGTCGGATTTATCCCCGTGGGGCAGCAGATCGGCGCCGAGATCGCCGGCTCCGACTATAAGTGGATGCTTATCCCCATCGGGATGCTCATTGGGTACTACATTGTGGCCGCCGAGCCGGCTGTCCATGTGCTGAACCGGCAGGTGGAAGAGGTGTCGGGCGGTCATGTGAGCGGCCGCGCGATGCGCGTCAGTCTCTCAATAGGCATGGCCGTAGCACTGGCCATCGCCATGATACGGGTGCTCACGGGGATCTCGATCTATTGGTTCATGATCCCCGGGTACGCCATTGCGTTGGGGCTCACGTTTGTGGTCCCGAAGATTTTCACGGGCATCGCCTTCGACTCGGGCGGCGTCGTCAGCGGACCGCTCACGTCTACCTTTTTGCTGCCGTTCGCGATGGGGGCCTGCGAGGCCGTCGGTGGCAACGTCATGACGGACGCCTTCGGCGTGGTCGCGATGGTCGCGATGATGCCGCTGATTGCGGTGCAGATTATGGGATTTGTGTTTGTAAGAAAGATGAAGAAGGTGGAGGCCGTCGAATTCCCCGCGGACGTCGCCATCGAAGATGCGGACAACATCATCGAGCTGGACGGCGAAGGGGACGAGGAGATCGTCGATTTCGACGATTACGAGGAGGGACCGTCTCATGGTGGGTCATGA
- a CDS encoding DUF2225 domain-containing protein, giving the protein MLYNLDEYLHRNVSAIRKYASGEVVAREGSDMYLLLNGRVGLYRAHRSPKEHRTAVLGAGDFFGERALLLGQTSALTAVALTPAVLLAVGPESMPSFCRHAPEAVCALLKALCRRLASLDDAGDGVSVSPPLRLDTAVTSKAAPTATAIVAATGVQTDAVEAESSGDGTITPSPFWSVPSLFPAGHRMEAYRLPLTPVDKKYVYEKNIVCPVCEHAFKAYTVRLSRLVSDGMDRDLRVRYQGVEPLYYDVITCPKCWYSALVHVFKEVGARRRAAVDEMMLPFKAEMGLHFGLIQDTVTLFAGYYLALRCLPVCFTGQPLLAGQLWLRLRRLYSDCGDAAMQRHAASQALAVYQEAYETSYIPAKQMQQLCYILGELNAAESNTAAARRYLFLAKTNKDGNQVIRRHAEDRLEELKAAQSPEDSPV; this is encoded by the coding sequence TTGCTGTACAACTTGGACGAATATCTGCACCGGAACGTGTCCGCCATCAGAAAATACGCGTCTGGGGAGGTCGTCGCCCGGGAGGGCTCGGACATGTACCTACTGCTAAACGGCCGTGTCGGCCTCTACAGGGCGCACCGCAGCCCGAAGGAGCACCGGACAGCGGTGTTGGGTGCGGGCGATTTCTTTGGCGAACGGGCGCTCCTGCTGGGCCAGACGTCCGCACTGACGGCGGTGGCCCTGACGCCCGCCGTCCTGCTCGCGGTCGGTCCGGAGAGCATGCCGTCGTTTTGCCGGCACGCGCCGGAGGCCGTGTGCGCGCTTCTCAAAGCACTGTGCCGGCGTCTTGCGTCTTTAGACGACGCCGGCGACGGCGTGTCCGTTTCCCCGCCCTTGCGCCTCGATACCGCCGTCACGTCCAAGGCGGCCCCGACCGCTACGGCGATCGTGGCGGCGACCGGAGTGCAGACAGACGCGGTCGAGGCGGAATCGTCGGGAGACGGAACGATCACGCCGTCCCCTTTTTGGAGCGTCCCCTCCCTGTTCCCGGCCGGGCACAGGATGGAGGCGTACCGCCTGCCGCTGACGCCGGTGGACAAAAAATACGTCTACGAAAAAAACATTGTCTGCCCGGTGTGCGAGCATGCATTTAAGGCATACACCGTGAGGCTCTCCCGCTTGGTCTCGGATGGGATGGACCGCGACCTGCGGGTCCGCTACCAGGGGGTGGAACCGCTCTACTACGACGTGATCACCTGCCCCAAATGCTGGTACAGTGCGCTGGTGCATGTGTTCAAGGAGGTCGGGGCGCGGCGGCGGGCGGCTGTCGACGAGATGATGCTTCCCTTTAAGGCGGAGATGGGCCTGCACTTTGGCTTGATTCAGGACACGGTGACGCTGTTTGCCGGCTACTACCTGGCACTTCGCTGTCTGCCGGTCTGCTTCACCGGGCAGCCGCTTTTGGCCGGCCAACTGTGGCTGCGGCTGCGGCGCCTGTACAGCGACTGCGGGGACGCGGCGATGCAGCGCCACGCCGCCAGCCAGGCGCTGGCTGTATATCAGGAGGCGTACGAGACATCCTATATACCAGCCAAGCAGATGCAGCAGCTCTGCTACATCCTCGGGGAACTGAACGCCGCGGAGAGCAACACTGCCGCCGCCCGCCGGTATCTCTTCCTGGCCAAGACAAACAAGGACGGCAATCAAGTCATCCGCCGCCACGCGGAGGACCGTTTAGAGGAACTGAAAGCCGCGCAGTCCCCGGAAGACAGCCCCGTGTGA
- a CDS encoding DUF951 domain-containing protein — MDIAVGDLLHMKKQHPCGCDRWRVLRVGMDFRLRCEGCGREVMRPRVKVERAVKKICHARDDCDKIDEPVAPPNNP; from the coding sequence ATGGATATCGCGGTGGGCGATCTGCTGCATATGAAAAAACAGCACCCCTGCGGCTGTGATCGCTGGCGCGTGCTGCGCGTCGGCATGGATTTCCGGCTGCGCTGCGAGGGCTGCGGCCGTGAGGTGATGCGGCCGCGCGTCAAAGTGGAGCGGGCCGTGAAAAAGATTTGTCACGCACGCGACGATTGTGATAAGATAGATGAGCCCGTCGCTCCGCCGAACAACCCGTAG
- the cysK gene encoding cysteine synthase A has translation MKTYKNLTDLIGNTPLLELSNYSKDKGLSTPILGKLEYFNPAGSVKDRIAKSMIEDAEASGALKPDSVIIEPTSGNTGIGLASVAASRGYRIILTMPETMSVERRNLLKAYGAELVLTEGAKGMKGAIAKADELAAETPHSFIPSQFSNPANPAIHKATTGPEIWNDTDGKVDILVSGVGTGGTVTGAGEYLKSKNPNVYVAAVEPAASPVLSKGTAGPHKIQGIGAGFVPDVLNTAVYDEVIAVENEDAFETGRILARREGLLVGISSGAALWAATQLAQRPENKDKLIVVVLPDTGERYLSTPMFAD, from the coding sequence ATGAAAACGTACAAAAATCTGACGGATCTAATCGGCAACACCCCGCTGCTTGAGCTCTCCAACTACAGCAAGGACAAGGGCCTCTCCACCCCGATTCTGGGCAAGCTTGAGTACTTTAACCCGGCCGGAAGCGTCAAGGACCGCATCGCCAAGTCCATGATCGAGGACGCCGAGGCCTCGGGCGCGCTGAAACCCGATTCCGTCATCATCGAGCCGACAAGCGGCAACACAGGCATCGGTCTCGCTTCCGTCGCCGCCTCCCGCGGCTACCGGATCATCCTGACCATGCCGGAGACGATGAGTGTGGAGCGCCGGAATCTGCTCAAAGCTTACGGAGCCGAACTCGTCCTGACGGAGGGCGCGAAGGGTATGAAGGGCGCCATCGCGAAGGCCGACGAACTCGCGGCCGAGACACCGCACAGTTTTATCCCCAGTCAGTTCTCCAACCCGGCCAACCCCGCCATCCACAAGGCGACCACCGGCCCCGAAATCTGGAACGACACCGACGGCAAAGTCGACATCTTGGTCAGCGGCGTCGGTACGGGCGGCACGGTCACGGGAGCCGGCGAATACTTAAAGTCCAAAAACCCAAATGTCTATGTAGCCGCGGTGGAGCCGGCCGCCTCGCCGGTGCTTTCGAAGGGGACCGCCGGTCCGCACAAGATCCAGGGCATCGGCGCGGGCTTTGTACCCGACGTACTGAACACCGCCGTCTACGACGAGGTCATCGCCGTAGAAAACGAGGACGCGTTTGAGACCGGCCGCATCCTGGCAAGGCGCGAGGGTCTGCTGGTGGGCATCTCTTCCGGCGCCGCTCTCTGGGCCGCCACCCAACTGGCGCAGCGCCCGGAGAACAAGGACAAACTCATCGTAGTCGTCCTGCCCGACACCGGGGAGCGCTATCTGTCCACACCGATGTTCGCGGACTGA
- a CDS encoding DNA translocase FtsK produces MATKKKTQKSAGARRPAVKTASPAKRPVRREVGALACFFLFIFALLGLFGVDALFIRFLRDVMGRIIGCGFYVFPCALLFASGLLLFHRGRPVRLRLWCALLFPLGIGALVHLFGPPHEGAWSFAMLGALMDDGILLRGGGLLGGVLALSFRAVFSVVGAAVVFIVSLLFLLMSACQLSPVRLWDALFHRPRPVYEPEQPAPPAVPQTVRPVMPRQKRRRADIDVPVDDPPKKAPETTPVKIPDEDAPLLPKRPEHVRTPAEVLLVDTPAPDPAPFPIEESVPATARPAARPDHTPPAAAAPPPTVTPGDAADGDAPYQHPPFSLLASGRPSNTVDGTNELKGNAARLLETIQSFGIEARIVSVTRGPTVARYELELDRGVKLSRLTGLSDDIALSLGTSGVRIAPVPDKMSVVGIEVPNKLVSTVYIRDVLSAPEFTGRESLLTFAVGKDISGTAVVHDLSRLTHLLIAGTTGSGKSVCMNSLIVSLLYKAAPKDVRMVMIDPKMVELGIYNGIPHLEVPVVTDPKKAAGALHKVVDEMEKRYKKFMENHVRDIFSYNALAARENLEKMPQMVVIIDELADLMLVAAKEVEESICRIAQKARAAGIHLVIATQRPSADVITGLMKANIPSRIAFAVASQLESRIILDTMGAEKLVGRGDMLLFPLGAPKPTRVQGCLITGREVEAVVNFVKRAGEVHYSEEFMDSIERYAQQVGGRRGGVQALDAGDDEAYDDLLTAAIDVVMDSGQASVSYLQRRLKLGFSRAARLVDQMEERGIVGPSEGSKPRQLRITRQQWQEMQMRALDVDS; encoded by the coding sequence ATGGCCACCAAAAAGAAGACGCAGAAATCCGCCGGCGCCCGCCGGCCGGCCGTCAAAACGGCCTCGCCGGCCAAACGGCCGGTGCGGCGTGAGGTGGGTGCGCTGGCCTGTTTCTTTCTGTTTATCTTCGCCCTGCTCGGGCTTTTCGGCGTCGACGCGCTGTTCATTCGTTTCCTGCGCGACGTCATGGGCCGCATCATTGGCTGCGGTTTTTACGTATTCCCCTGCGCGCTGCTCTTCGCCAGCGGTCTGCTGCTTTTCCACCGGGGGCGCCCCGTGCGGCTCCGCCTCTGGTGCGCGCTGCTGTTCCCGCTGGGGATCGGCGCGCTCGTCCATCTGTTTGGCCCCCCCCACGAGGGCGCCTGGTCCTTTGCGATGCTCGGCGCACTGATGGACGATGGCATCCTTCTCCGGGGCGGCGGACTCCTCGGCGGCGTCCTTGCGCTCTCGTTTCGCGCCGTCTTCTCTGTCGTCGGTGCCGCCGTTGTGTTCATCGTCAGTCTCCTGTTCCTGCTGATGAGCGCCTGCCAGCTCTCGCCCGTGCGGCTGTGGGACGCCCTGTTTCATCGGCCGCGGCCGGTCTACGAACCAGAGCAGCCAGCGCCGCCGGCCGTTCCCCAGACGGTTCGGCCGGTCATGCCGCGGCAGAAGCGCCGGCGCGCCGACATCGACGTCCCGGTCGACGATCCCCCGAAAAAGGCGCCGGAGACGACACCGGTGAAAATACCCGACGAGGACGCTCCTCTCCTGCCCAAACGGCCGGAACACGTCCGCACGCCGGCCGAGGTGCTGCTCGTCGACACGCCGGCCCCAGACCCCGCGCCTTTTCCCATTGAGGAATCGGTCCCCGCCACGGCCCGTCCGGCCGCGCGGCCGGACCATACGCCGCCCGCCGCCGCCGCGCCGCCGCCCACGGTGACGCCCGGGGACGCGGCGGACGGAGACGCGCCCTACCAGCATCCGCCGTTCTCCCTGCTTGCGTCCGGCCGCCCAAGCAACACCGTGGACGGCACCAACGAACTCAAAGGCAACGCCGCGCGCCTGCTTGAGACCATTCAGAGCTTCGGAATCGAAGCGCGCATCGTAAGTGTCACTCGAGGGCCGACCGTGGCTCGATACGAACTGGAGCTGGACCGGGGCGTCAAACTCAGCCGCCTCACGGGCCTCTCCGACGACATCGCTCTCTCCCTCGGTACGTCCGGGGTGCGCATCGCGCCGGTGCCGGACAAGATGTCTGTCGTCGGCATCGAGGTGCCAAACAAACTCGTCTCCACGGTCTACATACGCGACGTGCTGAGCGCCCCCGAATTCACCGGGCGGGAGAGCCTTCTCACCTTTGCCGTTGGCAAGGACATCAGCGGCACGGCCGTCGTCCACGACCTGTCCCGCCTCACCCATCTGCTGATCGCCGGCACCACCGGCTCGGGCAAATCGGTGTGTATGAATTCGCTCATCGTCAGCCTGCTCTACAAGGCCGCTCCCAAGGATGTGCGGATGGTCATGATCGACCCGAAGATGGTGGAACTCGGCATTTACAACGGCATCCCCCACCTGGAGGTGCCCGTCGTCACCGATCCGAAGAAGGCGGCGGGCGCACTCCACAAGGTGGTGGACGAGATGGAAAAGCGCTACAAGAAATTCATGGAGAACCACGTCCGCGACATCTTCTCCTACAACGCCTTGGCCGCGCGTGAGAACCTGGAAAAGATGCCGCAGATGGTGGTCATCATCGACGAGTTGGCCGACCTGATGCTGGTGGCCGCCAAAGAAGTCGAGGAATCCATCTGCCGCATCGCGCAAAAGGCCCGGGCGGCGGGCATTCATCTCGTCATCGCCACCCAGCGTCCGTCGGCCGACGTCATCACCGGCCTCATGAAGGCCAACATCCCCTCCCGCATCGCCTTCGCGGTGGCTTCTCAACTTGAGTCCCGCATCATTTTGGACACGATGGGCGCCGAAAAACTGGTCGGGCGCGGGGACATGCTGCTCTTTCCTCTGGGTGCGCCGAAGCCCACCCGGGTGCAGGGCTGCCTGATCACCGGCCGTGAGGTCGAAGCCGTTGTGAACTTTGTAAAACGCGCCGGCGAGGTGCACTACTCCGAAGAATTCATGGATTCCATCGAGCGTTACGCCCAACAGGTCGGAGGCCGGCGCGGCGGCGTACAGGCGCTTGACGCCGGCGACGACGAGGCGTACGACGATCTGCTCACCGCGGCCATCGACGTCGTGATGGACAGCGGACAGGCCTCTGTCTCTTACCTGCAGCGCCGGCTCAAGCTCGGTTTTTCGCGGGCGGCGCGGCTCGTCGACCAGATGGAAGAGCGCGGCATCGTCGGCCCCTCCGAGGGTTCCAAGCCCAGGCAGCTCCGCATCACCCGCCAGCAGTGGCAGGAGATGCAGATGCGCGCGCTGGACGTCGACTCATAA